A genome region from Cucumis sativus cultivar 9930 chromosome 4, Cucumber_9930_V3, whole genome shotgun sequence includes the following:
- the LOC101204379 gene encoding putative pentatricopeptide repeat-containing protein At5g43820, protein MAFGASRRLIPYQLRACFLGLIASGRYHYPLIHSPSPALSYLFSTLDEPSNLFDDGLSGNGDRNQRCIDERFVISELSDLLLVNPYGSVYNTLKENSIEKQMPVRAVDGFLLPEEKLRGVFLQKLNGKTAIEHALANTDVILSQDVVSKVLNTGSLGSEAMVTFFYWAIKQPSIPKDASSYNIILKALGRRGFFDSMMDVLYNMTREGVEATLEMVSIVVDSLVKGHQVSKALQFFRNLKEIGLKCDTETLNILLQCMCRRSHVGAANSFFNLTKGNIPFNVMTYNIVIGGWSRYGRHGEVEQMLKAMELDGFSPDCLTHTYLIECLGRANQIDDAVKIFDKMDENGCTPDVDAYNAMISNFICIGDFDQCLTYYERMLSNRCEPDMNTYSNLITGFLKAKKVADALEMFDEMVARIIPTTGAITSFIQLSCSYGPPHAAMLIYKKARKVGCRISKNAYKLLLMRLSLFGKFGMLLNIWNEMQESGYDPDVETYEHAIDCLCKTGQLENAVLVMEECLRQGFFPSRRTRSKLNNKLLACNRTEMAYKLWLKIKVARHQENLQRCWRAKGWHY, encoded by the coding sequence ATGGCATTCGGCGCTTCCCGGCGTCTTATTCCCTATCAACTCAGAGCCTGCTTTTTGGGGCTTATTGCCAGTGGCAGGTATCACTATCCCTTAATCCACTCGCCGTCGCCGGCTTTATCATACTTGTTTTCAACCCTAGATGAACCATCAAATCTATTTGATGATGGTCTTTCGGGTAATGGGGATCGAAATCAACGCTGCATAGACGAGCGATTCGTTATCAGTGAACTTTCTGATCTTCTACTAGTTAATCCTTATGGTTCGGTTTATAACACTCTCAAAGAGAATTCCATTGAGAAACAGATGCCAGTTAGGGCAGTTGATGGATTCTTGCTTCCAGAAGAGAAATTGCGAGGTGTTTTCCTTCAAAAACTGAATGGTAAAACCGCAATTGAGCATGCATTAGCTAATACTGATGTGATTTTGAGTCAAGATGTTGTCAGCAAAGTATTAAACACTGGGAGTTTAGGTAGCGAAGCAATGGTTACCTTCTTTTATTGGGCTATTAAACAGCCGTCGATACCTAAAGATGCTTCTAGTTACAACATAATTCTTAAAGCTTTAGGTAGAAGGGGTTTTTTTGACTCCATGATGGATGTTTTGTACAACATGACACGGGAGGGAGTGGAGGCTACATTGGAAATGGTCTCCATTGTAGTAGACAGTCTGGTCAAGGGTCACCAAGTTTCTAAGGCACTTCAATTTTTCAGAAACTTGAAAGAAATTGGGTTGAAATGTGATACTGAAACCTTGAACATTCTTCTACAATGCATGTGTCGACGATCCCACGTTGGTGCTGCAAACTCCTTCTTTAATTTAACCAAGGGGAATATCCCTTTCAATGTCATGACATATAACATTGTAATTGGTGGATGGTCAAGATACGGTAGGCACGGTGAAGTTGAGCAAATGTTGAAAGCAATGGAACTTGATGGATTTTCTCCAGACTGTCTGACCCACACCTATCTTATTGAGTGTCTTGGCAGAGCTAATCAGATTGATGATGCTGTCAAGATTTTTGATAAAATGGATGAAAACGGCTGTACACCAGATGTTGATGCTTACAATGCAATGATCTCCAACTTTATATGTATAGGTGATTTTGATCAATGCCTGACCTATTACGAGCGTATGTTGAGCAACAGATGTGAACCTGACATGAACACCTATTCGAATTTGATTACTGGCTTTCTCAAGGCCAAGAAAGTAGCCGATGCACTAGaaatgtttgatgaaatgGTGGCAAGAATAATTCCCACTACGGGGGCAATAACATCCTTTATTCAACTTAGCTGTAGTTATGGTCCTCCACACGCAGCTATGTTAATCTACAAGAAAGCAAGAAAAGTTGGATGTAGGATATCCAAGAATGCATACAAATTGTTGCTAATGCGGCTTTCTTTGTTTGGTAAATTTGGCATGCTATTAAATATATGGAATGAGATGCAAGAAAGTGGTTATGATCCTGATGTGGAGACTTATGAGCATGCCATTGACTGTCTCTGTAAAACAGGGCAGCTTGAAAATGCTGTACTCGTCATGGAGGAATGTTTACGTCAGGGTTTCTTCCCAAGTAGGCGAACACGTAGTAAGCTTAATAACAAACTATTGGCCTGTAATAGGACAGAGATGGCATATAAACTCTGGTTGAAAATCAAAGTTGCTCGTCATCAGGAAAATCTGCAAAGATGTTGGCGTGCCAAGGGATGGCATTATTGA